In the genome of Solibacillus silvestris, one region contains:
- a CDS encoding ribonuclease Z (RNase BN; member of metallo-beta-lactamase family; the purified enzyme from Escherichia coli forms dimeric zinc phosphodiesterase; in Bacillus subtilis this protein is a 3'-tRNA processing endoribonuclease and is essential while in Escherichia coli it is not; associates with two zinc ions), whose translation MQIQFLGTGAGMPSKERNTSSIAFKLLEERGSIWLFDCGEATQHQILHTTVKPRKIDKIFITHLHGDHIFGLPGFLSSRSFLGGEDVLTIYGPAGLQQWIEQTLQLSKTHLTYPIEFVEVKDGIVFEDEKFTVRALSLQHVVPCFGYRIEQKPMQGELLIDKALALGVPKGPLLGQLKAGHSVKLEDGTVVESSDVTSPPQPGFTVAILGDTKYCENSIRLAQNADVVVHEATFDHSTIELAGKYGHATNTEAAKIAKEAQARHLLLNHISARFLKHDLIPFLEEAKAIFENSYLANDFSQYEWRKNELLEIE comes from the coding sequence ATGCAAATCCAATTTTTAGGCACTGGTGCAGGGATGCCGTCAAAAGAACGCAATACGAGTTCGATCGCATTCAAACTGCTGGAAGAACGGGGCTCTATTTGGCTGTTTGACTGCGGGGAAGCGACACAGCACCAAATTTTGCATACAACGGTTAAACCGCGCAAAATCGATAAAATCTTTATTACACATTTACACGGCGACCATATTTTCGGGCTGCCCGGCTTTTTAAGTTCCCGTTCTTTTTTAGGCGGGGAAGATGTGCTCACTATTTATGGGCCAGCCGGTTTACAACAATGGATTGAACAAACATTACAATTATCTAAAACCCATTTAACATATCCGATTGAATTTGTCGAAGTAAAAGATGGCATCGTATTTGAAGATGAGAAGTTTACGGTACGTGCACTGTCGCTTCAGCATGTTGTCCCATGTTTCGGCTACCGGATTGAACAAAAGCCGATGCAGGGCGAGCTGCTGATTGACAAGGCTTTAGCATTAGGTGTACCAAAAGGTCCGTTATTAGGGCAGTTAAAAGCAGGTCATTCTGTAAAATTGGAAGATGGAACAGTTGTGGAAAGCAGCGATGTAACGTCACCACCACAGCCAGGGTTCACTGTTGCAATTTTAGGGGATACAAAGTATTGCGAAAACAGTATCCGTTTAGCACAAAATGCAGATGTTGTCGTACACGAAGCAACCTTTGACCATTCCACAATTGAACTTGCGGGCAAGTACGGACATGCGACAAATACAGAAGCAGCTAAAATTGCAAAAGAGGCACAAGCGAGACATTTGCTGTTGAATCATATAAGCGCCCGTTTTTTGAAGCATGATCTGATTCCGTTTTTGGAAGAAGCAAAAGCGATCTTCGAAAACAGTTATTTAGCAAATGATTTCAGCCAATATGAGTGGCGAAAAAACGAATTGCTGGAAATTGAATAG
- a CDS encoding carboxylesterase: MNYIFNKGKEDKPVFLLLHGTGGDENSLLALAEIIDPEASVLSVRGNILEHGMPRFFRRLAEGVFDMEDLAFRTKELYEFIGEKAAEYGFDRQNIIAIGYSNGANIAANLLFEYENALKGAVLHHPMVPNHEATVAKQDGTHVFIVAGVNDPICPQQEAIDLERYLTDAGANVTLEWESNGHQLTMNEVQKAKAWYERTF; the protein is encoded by the coding sequence ATGAACTATATTTTCAACAAAGGGAAAGAAGACAAGCCGGTATTTTTACTGCTTCACGGGACAGGCGGAGATGAGAACAGCCTGCTTGCACTGGCAGAAATCATTGATCCGGAAGCATCGGTTTTAAGTGTACGAGGCAATATATTGGAACACGGGATGCCGCGATTTTTCCGACGTTTAGCTGAAGGTGTGTTTGATATGGAAGATTTGGCCTTCCGTACGAAGGAGCTGTATGAATTTATCGGCGAGAAAGCAGCAGAATACGGCTTTGACCGTCAAAACATTATTGCAATCGGTTATTCAAATGGTGCCAATATCGCAGCAAACCTGTTATTTGAATATGAAAATGCATTAAAAGGTGCGGTTCTGCATCATCCAATGGTTCCGAATCATGAAGCAACGGTTGCGAAACAGGACGGCACGCATGTATTTATCGTAGCAGGAGTGAATGACCCGATTTGCCCGCAGCAAGAAGCAATCGATCTGGAGCGTTATTTAACGGATGCAGGCGCGAACGTGACATTGGAATGGGAATCAAACGGTCACCAGCTGACGATGAATGAAGTACAAAAAGCGAAGGCTTGGTATGAGCGCACATTTTAA
- a CDS encoding glyoxalase, with protein MNHIKGIHHVTAITSSAEKNYEFFTYVLGMRLVKKTVNQDDIQTYHLFFADDKGSAGTDMTFFDFPGIPKGRHGTDEIYKTAFRVPNDAALDYWVKRFDRLKVQHEGIKPLFGKQTLSFVDFDDQQYMLISDENNEGIASGTPWQKGPIPLEFAITGLGPIHVRVSNFDYFKEVLEKVLVMRETGKEDSLHLFEVGEGGNGASVIVEHNTVLQPGRQGFGTVHHAAFRVEDTAVLREWIGRLESFGFGTSGYVDRFFFESLYARVAPGILFEWATDGPGFMGDEPYETVGEILSLPPFLESKRDYIESVVRPIDTVRSTKTIEKEYE; from the coding sequence ATGAACCATATTAAAGGAATTCACCACGTAACAGCGATTACAAGCAGTGCAGAAAAAAACTATGAATTTTTCACATATGTATTAGGAATGCGTCTAGTGAAAAAAACAGTCAACCAGGATGATATTCAAACATACCACCTGTTTTTCGCGGATGATAAAGGGTCTGCAGGAACAGATATGACATTCTTTGATTTTCCGGGCATCCCGAAAGGACGTCACGGGACGGATGAAATTTACAAAACAGCTTTCCGTGTGCCAAATGATGCGGCACTGGATTATTGGGTAAAACGTTTTGACCGTCTGAAAGTACAGCATGAAGGCATCAAACCATTATTCGGCAAGCAAACATTATCATTTGTCGATTTTGATGACCAGCAATACATGCTCATCTCAGATGAAAACAATGAAGGCATCGCATCAGGTACACCTTGGCAAAAAGGTCCGATTCCATTAGAGTTTGCGATTACAGGCTTAGGTCCGATTCATGTACGCGTTTCGAACTTTGATTATTTCAAAGAAGTTCTTGAGAAGGTATTAGTAATGCGTGAAACAGGTAAAGAAGATTCACTGCACTTATTTGAAGTAGGTGAAGGCGGTAACGGGGCATCGGTTATTGTCGAGCACAATACAGTATTACAGCCTGGCCGTCAAGGTTTCGGTACAGTTCACCATGCCGCATTCCGTGTAGAAGATACAGCCGTATTACGTGAATGGATCGGCCGACTTGAAAGCTTCGGGTTCGGTACTTCAGGCTATGTGGACCGCTTCTTCTTTGAATCGCTCTATGCACGTGTAGCACCAGGCATTTTATTTGAATGGGCAACAGATGGACCAGGATTCATGGGCGATGAGCCATATGAAACAGTAGGGGAAATTCTTTCATTGCCGCCATTCCTGGAGAGCAAACGCGACTATATTGAAAGTGTTGTACGTCCGATTGATACAGTACGCTCAACAAAAACAATCGAGAAGGAATACGAGTAA
- a CDS encoding MarR family transcriptional regulator, with translation MSKYDKQLKAFTVLHRAQTSIQEATKKDIQQHDLNLTEFAVMELLYHKGDQPIQIIGKKVLIASSSITYVVDKLEKKNLVARVACPTDRRVTFVSLTDEGKQMIESIFPSHEEKIASIFDVLSDEELQNLTDYLKRVGHHANKL, from the coding sequence ATGAGTAAATATGACAAGCAATTAAAAGCATTTACTGTTTTACATCGGGCTCAAACTTCTATCCAAGAAGCGACGAAAAAAGATATCCAGCAGCATGATCTGAATTTAACGGAATTTGCCGTAATGGAATTGCTTTATCATAAAGGAGATCAGCCTATCCAAATCATCGGTAAAAAAGTATTGATCGCTAGCAGCAGCATTACGTATGTCGTCGATAAACTGGAGAAGAAAAATCTCGTTGCACGTGTTGCCTGTCCGACAGACCGCCGTGTTACATTTGTATCGTTAACGGATGAAGGAAAACAGATGATTGAATCGATTTTCCCTTCACATGAAGAGAAGATTGCATCGATTTTTGATGTGTTATCGGATGAAGAGCTGCAAAACTTAACAGACTATTTAAAGCGTGTGGGACACCATGCGAACAAATTATAA